One Rubripirellula amarantea DNA segment encodes these proteins:
- a CDS encoding aminotransferase class V-fold PLP-dependent enzyme, translating to MPISRLWAYFDHAAVAPLSQPAAAAIEQFAAQASLQGDTVWPQWNRALQTLREQTATLLRCETSDICLVPNTTTGINIVAEGWPWQAGDSVVIPEGEFPSNLFPWLNQQSRGVEVRIVPRRDGRVVIDDLIANCDQSTRLIAVSWVGYATGFRLDIDDLVAKAHDQGIAVFLDAIQGLGMYDLDLTKTPVDFIAADGHKWLLGPEGAGVAMIRQEYVDRLRAGNVGWASVRQSHNYAHPEFALRGDASRFESGSANMIGMAALSASLSLFLSVRQAHGPDAIEQRVCALANKLSEKLLAAGAVCDRPGEPKSQSGIVNFQIPGTEPAQFREVALQHHVVVSCRGQGVRASIHAYNNEDDLDRLVEVVRLVNKPQQMP from the coding sequence ATGCCAATTTCAAGGCTTTGGGCATATTTTGACCACGCTGCGGTGGCCCCGCTGAGCCAGCCAGCGGCCGCGGCAATCGAGCAGTTTGCGGCTCAGGCGAGCCTGCAGGGGGACACAGTTTGGCCTCAGTGGAATCGGGCTCTGCAGACGCTGCGAGAGCAAACCGCCACCCTGCTCCGCTGTGAAACGAGCGATATTTGCCTCGTTCCCAACACCACCACCGGGATCAATATCGTCGCCGAAGGCTGGCCATGGCAGGCCGGCGACAGCGTGGTGATTCCGGAGGGCGAGTTCCCCAGTAACCTTTTTCCGTGGCTCAATCAGCAATCACGAGGCGTGGAGGTTCGAATTGTTCCCCGTCGCGACGGCCGTGTCGTGATTGACGATTTGATCGCGAACTGTGACCAATCGACTCGATTGATCGCTGTAAGTTGGGTCGGATATGCGACCGGTTTTCGACTCGATATCGATGATCTTGTCGCCAAAGCTCACGATCAGGGGATCGCTGTATTTTTGGACGCAATCCAGGGACTCGGTATGTACGACCTGGATTTGACGAAGACGCCCGTCGATTTTATTGCGGCCGACGGGCACAAGTGGTTGCTCGGACCCGAGGGAGCCGGCGTCGCGATGATTCGGCAAGAGTATGTCGATCGTTTGCGAGCGGGTAACGTCGGATGGGCCAGCGTTCGTCAATCACACAACTACGCTCATCCTGAATTCGCTCTCCGCGGCGATGCCAGCAGGTTTGAATCGGGATCTGCCAACATGATCGGCATGGCTGCCCTTTCGGCCAGCCTTTCGTTGTTCTTGAGCGTTCGCCAAGCCCACGGTCCTGACGCGATTGAGCAACGTGTTTGTGCACTAGCGAACAAGCTGAGCGAGAAATTGTTGGCGGCTGGGGCAGTGTGCGATCGCCCCGGTGAGCCGAAGAGCCAAAGCGGAATCGTCAATTTCCAGATTCCGGGAACCGAACCCGCCCAGTTTCGCGAAGTCGCTTTGCAGCATCACGTGGTTGTTAGTTGCCGCGGGCAAGGCGTTCGCGCGAGCATTCATGCTTATAACAACGAAGACGACCTCGACCGATTAGTCGAGGTCGTACGGTTGGTGAACAAGCCTCAGCAAATGCCGTAG
- the lhgO gene encoding L-2-hydroxyglutarate oxidase, with the protein MSVKFTNMMSMNQLVSDVVVIGGGIVGLATALAVQKRWPDASVVVVEAERHVAAHQSGHNSGVLHSGIYYKPGSQKAILCRTGKAAMEAFCEEQSIEWNRIGKVVVATRENELAGLNAIADRAVANGVSFERIDTDGLREIEPAVGGIAALHVPGTGIVDYADVCRTMAKIIEQRGGKIVFDFDVVAIDSQPSHLMITSRSGDAITCERLISCGGLQSDRVFRLAGGQSPVRIVPFRGEYYELTSQSESLCRGLIYPVPDPSFPFLGVHFTRMIDGGVECGPNAVLALSRTGYRWTEINMHDLAETLSFRGFRTLARKHWRMGAGEVHRSLSKAAFVTALQKLIPSIKADDLKPGRAGVRAQAVTPDGNLVDDFWFESTDRAIHVLNAPSPAATASLAIGEEIAERFGQAVSTR; encoded by the coding sequence ATGTCCGTAAAATTCACCAACATGATGAGCATGAACCAACTAGTTAGCGATGTCGTTGTCATCGGAGGTGGAATCGTCGGTCTGGCGACGGCTTTGGCTGTTCAGAAGCGATGGCCCGACGCCAGCGTCGTGGTGGTCGAAGCGGAACGTCACGTGGCGGCTCATCAAAGCGGCCACAACTCCGGTGTTTTGCATTCTGGTATTTACTACAAGCCCGGTTCTCAGAAAGCGATCCTTTGTCGAACTGGCAAAGCTGCGATGGAAGCGTTTTGCGAAGAGCAGTCGATTGAGTGGAACCGTATCGGCAAGGTGGTGGTGGCAACGCGAGAGAATGAATTAGCCGGGCTCAACGCAATTGCGGATCGAGCCGTCGCCAATGGTGTTTCGTTTGAACGTATTGATACGGATGGGTTACGGGAAATTGAACCGGCGGTGGGCGGAATCGCTGCCCTGCATGTGCCGGGAACGGGCATCGTCGACTACGCCGATGTTTGTCGAACAATGGCGAAGATCATCGAACAACGCGGCGGCAAGATCGTCTTTGACTTTGACGTAGTGGCGATTGATTCACAGCCAAGCCACCTGATGATCACTTCGCGATCGGGCGATGCGATCACATGCGAACGGTTGATCAGTTGCGGAGGCCTTCAGAGCGATCGCGTCTTTCGTCTTGCTGGCGGACAATCCCCGGTTCGAATCGTTCCCTTCCGCGGCGAGTACTATGAACTCACATCACAAAGTGAATCGTTATGCCGTGGTTTGATCTATCCCGTTCCGGATCCCTCGTTCCCGTTCCTGGGAGTTCACTTCACGCGGATGATCGACGGTGGAGTTGAGTGCGGACCCAACGCGGTGCTTGCCCTTTCGCGAACTGGCTACCGTTGGACAGAAATCAACATGCATGATTTGGCGGAAACCTTGTCCTTCCGTGGGTTTCGAACCTTGGCACGCAAACATTGGCGCATGGGGGCCGGCGAGGTTCACCGTTCACTATCCAAAGCCGCCTTCGTCACGGCGCTACAGAAACTCATCCCCTCGATCAAAGCCGACGATCTGAAGCCGGGTCGCGCCGGTGTGCGTGCTCAGGCGGTTACACCCGATGGGAATCTTGTGGATGACTTCTGGTTTGAGTCCACTGATCGAGCGATCCATGTTCTGAACGCTCCTTCGCCCGCCGCAACGGCGTCACTAGCGATTGGCGAAGAGATCGCCGAAAGATTTGGCCAAGCCGTTAGCACACGGTGA
- a CDS encoding HD-GYP domain-containing protein, with protein MSVLLVDAKGTLHIMGRFWGQAGQFHRTWFALLFVIVNKTITVPIDRLRAGMNCSQPIMSEDGVLLIGGGTHITEALLCTIRESSIHSISIDVRDLPTLQPEKRSLKKLRSEQSGIDITVSAAPLKSFLIDRFNEDLSEERAALLHQKLEEANHCFDVVDRRIKLGLFHSANEFLDLSENYARTMIDDHDHTVGMLNSTMLPEITCQRSIRMGVLGMSVAIEMGFSGPQTLEVGLTGMLHDIGLSKMSLSLDAANNPIDPRQDWEYQKHPLVSAQCVEQLDIPESVSLAIQQVHEQLDGSGYPRGLKGLRIHPYARVLNVVDAFLQLTTGTDDRPGIIPHDAMGYLLHKASKGVFDAQVVKAFLQSESLFPLGSFVELSNGELSSVIRRPKSGYAAPVLRDSQGTRVDLSETNLRIVRPIGTPGTKQTRMTSEMMDSLTWNPGSGFAYA; from the coding sequence ATGAGCGTCCTGCTTGTCGATGCCAAGGGCACCTTACATATCATGGGCAGATTTTGGGGGCAAGCTGGCCAGTTCCATCGAACTTGGTTCGCGTTGCTATTTGTAATTGTGAACAAAACCATAACAGTACCAATTGATCGACTTCGAGCAGGAATGAACTGCTCGCAGCCAATCATGAGCGAAGATGGAGTCTTGTTGATTGGTGGGGGCACCCACATCACCGAGGCGCTACTGTGCACCATTCGCGAAAGTTCAATTCATTCGATTTCGATCGATGTACGCGATCTGCCGACCCTGCAACCCGAAAAACGCTCGCTTAAAAAATTGCGCAGTGAGCAGAGCGGGATCGACATCACCGTAAGCGCGGCACCTCTGAAGTCGTTTCTTATCGACCGCTTCAACGAAGACCTCAGCGAAGAACGCGCTGCGCTGCTCCATCAAAAACTCGAAGAAGCGAACCATTGCTTCGACGTCGTTGACCGTCGGATCAAGCTAGGTCTGTTCCATTCGGCAAATGAGTTCCTTGACCTTTCCGAGAACTACGCCCGAACCATGATCGACGATCACGATCACACGGTCGGGATGCTTAATTCGACAATGCTTCCGGAGATTACTTGCCAGCGCAGCATACGAATGGGAGTCTTGGGAATGTCGGTCGCCATTGAGATGGGATTCAGTGGACCGCAAACCCTAGAAGTTGGTCTCACGGGGATGCTTCATGACATTGGACTTTCCAAAATGTCGTTGTCTCTGGATGCCGCCAACAACCCAATCGATCCGCGACAAGATTGGGAATATCAAAAGCATCCGTTGGTATCGGCCCAGTGCGTTGAGCAGCTTGATATTCCCGAAAGCGTATCGCTTGCTATCCAACAGGTTCACGAACAGCTTGATGGCTCGGGATACCCACGCGGTCTTAAGGGCCTTCGCATTCATCCGTACGCGCGGGTTCTCAACGTTGTCGACGCATTCCTGCAACTGACCACGGGAACGGACGACCGACCGGGGATCATTCCTCATGATGCCATGGGCTACCTGCTTCACAAAGCGAGCAAAGGTGTTTTCGACGCTCAAGTGGTGAAGGCTTTCCTGCAAAGCGAATCGCTATTTCCGCTGGGTAGCTTCGTCGAACTCAGTAATGGCGAACTATCGTCGGTCATTCGACGGCCCAAGTCTGGCTACGCTGCTCCGGTGCTGCGAGATAGCCAGGGTACCCGCGTCGACCTAAGCGAGACGAACCTGCGAATCGTCCGGCCAATAGGCACTCCCGGAACCAAGCAAACCCGGATGACCTCGGAAATGATGGATTCGCTGACATGGAACCCGGGTAGCGGATTCGCATACGCCTAA